A part of Arachis hypogaea cultivar Tifrunner chromosome 12, arahy.Tifrunner.gnm2.J5K5, whole genome shotgun sequence genomic DNA contains:
- the LOC112729519 gene encoding putative disease resistance RPP13-like protein 1, giving the protein MAEALVVGALVSGFANVVLDRLISPEFVNLVVGKKLDRKLVERLKTAILAAKALAADAEQKQFGNELVREWLDSFKDALYTADDLLDRLFIKAEIRSKARIRLPHFLDLPHRKSNREMMTKIEEVVERIVDLETRKDTLGLKEIPTASSSWRPPTTSLVKGNVFGRDADQQALIKMLNDNNHHNLSVISIIGMGGVGKTTLAQCLYNNKDLMHGVDLKAWICVSENFDVVDTTKNVIKGISSGVCSLDGFDLLQQHLKEKLSEKKFFIVLDDVWNEDADKWNSFITPFQHGRKGSTILLTTRKVNVGPIVHYNSYALMGLSDDYCWSIFTDNASFPESNGSSELERIGKKIVKRCDGLPLAAETLGRLLRSERRVEEWNKILLSDIWEFRLANCKIVPALLLSYHHLPTHLKRCFVYCSLYPKDHKLDKDELILLWMAENLLQPPRRGQTLEEVGCECFNDLVSRLFFKQVENDDEKYFVMHDLMHDLAIFLAGKFCCRLSEELGEKEEMSILTRHLSCDNSIPKKTCSSSKIKSLRTLLCINHGRLFREEGAMLPCDILSKNKYLRVLSLDIPNVFPDSIGKLIQLRYLDLSWSDIEVLPQSLCNFCNLQTLKLVGCSKLTMLPNGMYNLVNLRHLDIRGTHLKEMPKGMGKLKQLHILSYYIVGKSEDNGIQELGGLLNLRASLQIWKLENVVDANQARNARIIDKKHIEYLILKWSSGDDMVSNTHTDGQDILHALQPHHVLKKC; this is encoded by the coding sequence ATGGCTGAAGCACTTGTTGTTGGAGCTTTAGTTTCTGGCTTCGCCAATGTTGTTCTTGACAGGCTCATTTCACCTGAGTTTGTCAACTTGGTGGTGGGCAAGAAGCTGGACCGGAAGCTGGTTGAGAGGCTCAAGACTGCTATCTTGGCTGCCAAAGCTCTCGCTGCTGATGCTGAGCAGAAGCAGTTTGGAAACGAACTCGTGAGGGAGTGGCTTGATAGTTTCAAGGATGCTCTCTACACTGCTGATGACTTGCTGGACCGTCTCTTTATCAAAGCTGAAATTCGCAGTAAGGCACGCATTCGTCTTCCTCACTTCCTTGATTTGCCTCATAGGAAGTCTAATAGGGAGATGATGACTAAGATAGAAGAGGTGGTTGAAAGAATAGTAGATCTTGAGACTCGCAAAGATAcccttggtctcaaagagattcCAACGGCTAGCTCCTCATGGAGACCTCCAACCACTTCTCTTGTCAAAGGGAATGTGTTCGGCAGGGATGCTGACCAACAGGCACTAATCAAGATGCTCAATGACAACAATCATCATaacttgtctgtcatctctattaTTGGTATGGGAGGGGTTGGTAAAACTACTTTAGCACAATGCCTGTACAACAATAAGGATTTGATGCACGGGGTTGATCTGAAAGCATGGATTTGTGTTTCTGAAAATTTTGATGTTGTTGACACTACAAAGAATGTTATAAAGGGGATCTCTTCAGGTGTTTGTAGTCTTGACGGCTTTGATTTACTTCAACAACATTTAAAGGAAAAACTGTCAGAAAAGAAGTTCTTCATTGTTTTGGATGATGTTTGGAATGAAGATGCTGACAAGTGGAATAGTTTTATCACCCCTTTTCAACATGGGAGAAAGGGAAGCACTATTCTTCTAACTACCCGCAAGGTAAATGTTGGTCCAATAGTTCACTATAACTCTTATGCTCTCATGGGACTGTCAGATGATTATTGTTGGTCTATTTTTACGGATAATGCATCCTTTCCTGAGTCAAATGGGAGCTCGGAACTGGAAAGAATAGGTAAAAAGATTGTCAAGAGGTGTGATGGCTTACCGTTAGCTGCAGAAACACTTGGACGCTTGTTGCGCTCAGAGCGTCGTGTTGAAGAATGGAACAAAATACTATTGAGTGACATCTGGGAATTTCGTCTGGCAAATTGTAAGATTGTTCCTGCATTGTTATTAAGTTACCATCATCTGCCTACTCATTTAAAACGTTGCTTTGTTTATTGTTCATTGTATCCCAAAGATCATAAACTTGATAAAGATGAATTAATCTTGTTGTGGATGGCTGAAAACCTTTTACAACCACCAAGGAGGGGACAGACATTAGAAGAAGTTGGTTGCGAGTGTTTTAATGACTTGGTTTCAAGACTATTCTTCAAGCAGGtcgagaatgatgatgagaagtattttgtgatgcatgatctcatgcatGACTTGGCAATTTTTCTTGCTGGAAAATTTTGTTGTAGACTATCTGAAGAACTTGGTGAAAAGGAAGAGATGAGTATTTTAACTCGTCATTTGTCATGCGATAATTCAATCCCTAAGAAAACATGCTCCTctagtaaaataaaatctttGAGGACATTATTATGTATCAATCATGGACGTTTATTTAGGGAAGAAGGCGCAATGTTACCGTGTGACATATTGTCAAAGAATAAATACCTGAGAGTTTTATCCCTTGATATACCTAATGTATTTCCTGATTCAATAGGTAAACTGATCCAACTGCGCTATTTGGATCTTTCTTGGAGTGATATTGAGGTATTGCCTCAGTCGTTATGCAACTTTTGCAATCTACAAACTTTAAAGTTAGTAGGTTGTTCAAAGCTGACTATGCTGCCCAATGGCATGTATAATCTTGTGAATTTGCGGCATCTTGATATAAGGGGTACTCATTTGAAAGAAATGCCAAAAGGAATGGGCAAATTAAAACAGTTGCACATTTTAAGTTACTACATCGTAGGCAAGTCTGAAGACAATGGAATCCAAGAGCTAGGAGGGCTTTTAAATCTTCGTGCATCACTTCAGATTTGGAAATTGGAGAATGTGGTTGATGCCAATCAGGCAAGGAATGCAAGGATAATAGATAAGAAGCACATTGAGTACTTAATACTGAAATGGTCTTCAGGTGATGATATGGTTTCAAACACACATACTGATGGACAAGATATTCTCCACGCCTTGCAACCGCACCATGTCTTGAAAAAGTGTTGA